The genomic interval TTACTATCAGTTTTGCTGACAAAACACTAAATATGTCCGTGTGTGCATTGCCTGTCTGTTTGATCTATTTCTCCTTATATTACAAGATAAGAACTTGGTTCTTAAGTGTCTAACAACTCCAAAAATGTGATATAAATTTCAGGAAATATACCAAGTGAAATTCAGAATCTTCGAGCAATTCAACATCTAAGTCTTCGAAATAATGAATTGGTTGGAACTCTTCCACCTACTATGGGGAATTTGTCGACTTTGGTGATGATAGATATTGGTGCTAATAATCTTCATGGAAGCATTCCTACAGAATTTGCAAAACTTGTTAATCTGAAAGAAATATATCTTGGTTTAAACAATATATCAGGTCAAATTCCTAGCTCTCTCTATAACATTTCTGGGTTAGAAACGATCGCGCTTGCAGCTAATGAGCTTTCTGGAACTCTACCTTCTAACTTTGCCCATAACTTTCCAAATCTTAATGGCCTTTATCTTGGGTTGAACCAGTTTAGTGGGACAATTCCTAGCTCAATTTCAAATGTTTCCAAGCTCACTTTCCTTGATTTGGGCCACAATTTTCTTAGTGGGGATGTGCCGAGGAATCTTGGAAATTTGCAGCAGCTTGAAGTGATCAACTTGCAGTGGAATCAACTGACAAATGATCCTTCCACAAGGGAATTAAGTTTCCTTACTTCCCTATCGAGCTGCAAGCACTTGAAGCGTATACAACTAGGATATAATGCATTCAGAGGAACTTTTCCAAAGTCCTTAGCCTTCAGTAATTGGTCTGATTCTCTTGACGTATTCATCACCTCTGGAAATGACATCACAGGTGAAATCCCTGTTGAAATCAGTAAGTTGAGTAACTTGGTGTGGTTAGGCATTGGAAAGAATCATTTGAGTGGTTCAATTCCTCATGAATTGGGAAACATGAGGAAATTGCAAAAGTTGACattttggaaaaataaaataaatggtaCCATACCAGAAAGCTTATGCAATATGGAGGTCTTATTTCGACTTGACTTGAGTGAAAATCAGCTTTCAGATGCAATACCAAGTTGTTTGGGAAATCTCTCTTCTTTAAGAGAACTCTTTTTAGATTCCAATGCATTGAGTTCCAATATTCCTCCAACTTTTTGGAGTAACATCGGTATATCAACTCTGAGTTTGTCCTCCAATTTTCTCAATGGTTCTCTGCCTTTAGGAATAGGAAGTTTGAGGAGTCTAAGCAATTTAAATTTATCAAGAAATCAATTCTCAGGAGAAATTCCGAGCACAATTGGACAACTACAGAATTTGGTGAATCTTTCTCTGTCGATGAACAATTTTGAAGGTCTTATTCCTCAATCAGTCGGATACTTGGTTGCTCTTGCATACTTGGATTTATCCGGAAATAACCTTTCAGGTATGATCCCCGAGTCTCTGGTGAATCTTAAACAACTTAGCTATCTTAATGTGTCTTTCAATGCACTCACTGGTAAGATTCCAAATGGAGGACCTTTTGCTAATTTGACAGCTGCATCTTTCATGGGGAATGCTGAATTGTGTGGACCATCTCAATTCAATGTGGCGGAATGCAGAATTGGTGgcatgaaaagaaaaaacaaaaggagGGCTTTAACTTTTGCTCTTGCATCAGTTGCAGTAGCATTAGTAGTCACAACTATTTTCATGGTTTGGTTTCTCAAATACCGAAAAAGAAGCAGACAACTTCCTATACCAGATTTGATTGGTCAATCCCATCAGAGGATCTCTTACTATGAAGTTGTTCGAGGGACAAACAACTTTGATGAAGCCAATTTGATTGGCAGGGGAGGCCTTGGTCTAGTGTACAAAGGAACACTCCAAGATGGAATTATCGTTGCTGTAAAGGTTTTCAACACAGAAGTACAAGATGCATTTAGAAGATTTGATTTGGAGTGTGAGGTTTTGCGTAACATTCGCCATAGAAATCTTGTTAAGGTGATAAGTAGTTGTGCTAATCTTGATTTTAAAGCATTGGTTCTAGAGTACATGCCAAATGGAAACCTTGATGCTTGGCTTTATTCTCACAACAACTTTTTGGATTTAAGCCAAAGATTGAGGGTTATGATTGATGTGGCTTCTGCAATGGAATATTTACATGAAGGTCATTCTTTTGTTGTTGTACATTGTGATCTAAAACCGAGTAACATACTTTTGGATGGAGACATGGTTGCAAGAGTCAGTGACTTTGGTATATCCAAACTTATGACAGCTGATAAATTGATAGCACAAACGAAGACGTTAGGCACTATTGGCTACATGGCACCAGGTATACAACTGTTATCAAGTCTTTCTTATGTTAAATAATGTTAATTTGTCTCATTATGTAGATAAGAAACAACACGATTCATTTTGCTATTGATTAAGAAGATAAATATATGGCGTATGCTTACAGAATATGGATCAGAAGGCTTAGTGTCAACCATGGGAGATGTTTATAGCTATGGTATCATGTTAATGGAGACCTTTACAAGAAAGAAGCCCATGGACGATCTTTTCGTTGGAGAACTCAGCTTGAAGAGATGGGTGTTTGAATCATTACCCGATAGAGTGATGGATGTAGTGGATGCTAATTTATTTTCAAGACAGGATGAGCAGTTTTCATTCAAAGAGACTTGCTTTAAGTTGGTAATGGAATTGGCCTTACAATGTACATCTGAATCACCTCAAGAGAGAATCAGTATGAAAGACGTCCTTGTAAGACTCAACAAGATTCAAATCAACCTCTTGCATTGTCCAACAACAAGCCAAAATAGAATGTAAAAAATTCTTGGTGAGGGCAAAATTGGGGGACAGAATGAATACCatcttttcttttatcttgttttcatttttttggacTTGTCTTGTAAAATATATGTAACAAACCATGTTAGCTTGTGAAACTGCAAGTTCAGAGACTCATGGACTACCTACAACTcatgtttggattgacttttttCAAGTTGATTATAAGCAAAAAGTCATAAGTTGGGAATATCCAACTTTAGGActtcaattcaataaaataaaataaaagtaaattgaACCTGAGTTATAGTGTATTACTCTTTATTATAAGTCTTCTGTTCATCGATattatcatgttcatattccgtaaatatttcatcactctTTTGATATTCTCACAAAAAGCTATGTAGATATAAAAAAGGTGggttttttattaaaagaagggaaaatatATCATTACCCCATTAAACTACGACctgttttttaaaaagacacctGAACTTtgcgggggtcctattacccccctctTCTTATGTAGAATGAATTTATTGTCCCATTACGTGCCTATGTGGCATGTAGAGTGTAGTTCACTCTCTGATAGTGAGTGAGCTGAATCAAAacgtaaatatatatttatttaagtatttatttaattagaaatgttattttttttcttttatttattttattgtactttctccattttattttatttttttgctatcTTCTTCCCCAAAACTCAAAAGAATCAACTATCTCATCTCTATCTTTTTCAACTTAGAAAACCCATTTACTTCACTCGTTTTGTTTTTCCTTGTCTTCTTGCTTCTCTTTGttcccttttcttcttttgtcccttattttttcaaaaataataataattgtgaaCCTCctttgataatatatatatatatttttttaaatgtagttCTTTAGCATCGATTCGAGTGTATTATAGTATTTCATTACCTCCATCATAATGNTAtcttgttttcatttttttggacTTGTCTTGTAAAATATATGTAACAAACCATGGCAACTTGTGAAACTGTAACTTCAGAGTCATGGACTTGCCTACAACtcgtgtttggattgacttttttTCGAGTAGATTATAAGCAAAAAGTCATAAGTTGGGAATACCCAACTTTAGGActtcaattcaataaaaaaaagtaaattgaaCCTGAGTTATAGTGTCCTACTCTTTATTACAAGTCTTCTATTGATCGATATTATCGTGTTCATATTCCGTAAATATTCCATCACTCTTTTGATATTTTCACAAAAAGTTATGTAGATATAAAAAAGGTgagttttttattaaaaaaatataaacttatgggtcaattttgtatatttaaaaaatatgaaattgttagatgCAATTCTCAAAGCAAGCTTTTTGGAGAATTTTTGGAATTTATCTCATGAAATTgcatatcaaaattcaaaacattaattttatCTCATAATTTTAAATCACGAAATGAAATTGCATGTATATGGGTTTCCTAAGTTATTTAATAGGCATATGTGTAAAGACCCAAAGATAATTAGGGCTAGACTAAATGAACCGTTTCCAGATCAAACCCAAAATTAACTCCCCCGAGCCCTCTCTCTCCCCGTTCAAAATTACCCACAATCTACCAGTAGTTTGTGCTGTGCAAACTCCTCCGACCTGCGACGGCGAAGGCATCAGCAATTTAGAGTCGGCGACTCCTCTTCCGTCACTCCCTGTAAGTCTCTCTCTTTTATATCTTTCCGTTCTAATTTGTTTACTCCTTCTTCCACGTTTATTTTTAGGCGTAACCTATACAACTCATTTGCGATTATAAATTTCATTCAAACacttgaattatgatttgtTCCAATTGCAATTATAAGGCGGAATATATACAAATGTTAAATTTgcaaatataaatttcatttaacccTCGAACTGCAATTTGTATCAATTGCAAGTTTAAGAGATTATCGATGTGTTGGACTTGTTTTAATTTAC from Solanum stenotomum isolate F172 unplaced genomic scaffold, ASM1918654v1 scaffold3800, whole genome shotgun sequence carries:
- the LOC125852653 gene encoding LRR receptor-like serine/threonine-protein kinase GSO2 isoform X2, translating into MMARAAMTGLLLLIYCINISASRTNFTDESALLVFIAQITNDPDETLIRNWTQGTEVCSWIGVSCSTRHHRVVSLNLKSLRLRGSIPKEIGNLSFLSFLDFGNNTFKGVIPNELGRLTRLKYLSLQMNNLTGEIPQSLGFLSRLEVLDLSENDLYGYVPSSIFNISSLKIIDLNLNDLSGNLPNDMCSNLPMLQYLFMGNNGLVGELPSRLDKCTQLVALSLSYNRFTGNLPREMRNMSKLQDMFLGWNKLTGNIPSEIQNLRAIQHLSLRNNELVGTLPPTMGNLSTLVMIDIGANNLHGSIPTEFAKLVNLKEIYLGLNNISGQIPSSLYNISGLETIALAANELSGTLPSNFAHNFPNLNGLYLGLNQFSGTIPSSISNVSKLTFLDLGHNFLSGDVPRNLGNLQQLEVINLQWNQLTNDPSTRELSFLTSLSSCKHLKRIQLGYNAFRGTFPKSLAFSNWSDSLDVFITSGNDITGEIPVEISKLSNLVWLGIGKNHLSGSIPHELGNMRKLQKLTFWKNKINGTIPESLCNMEVLFRLDLSENQLSDAIPSCLGNLSSLRELFLDSNALSSNIPPTFWSNIGISTLSLSSNFLNGSLPLGIGSLRSLSNLNLSRNQFSGEIPSTIGQLQNLVNLSLSMNNFEGLIPQSVGYLVALAYLDLSGNNLSGPFANLTAASFMGNAELCGPSQFNVAECRIGGMKRKNKRRALTFALASVAVALVVTTIFMVWFLKYRKRSRQLPIPDLIGQSHQRISYYEVVRGTNNFDEANLIGRGGLGLVYKGTLQDGIIVAVKVFNTEVQDAFRRFDLECEVLRNIRHRNLVKVISSCANLDFKALVLEYMPNGNLDAWLYSHNNFLDLSQRLRVMIDVASAMEYLHEGHSFVVVHCDLKPSNILLDGDMVARVSDFGISKLMTADKLIAQTKTLGTIGYMAPEYGSEGLVSTMGDVYSYGIMLMETFTRKKPMDDLFVGELSLKRWVFESLPDRVMDVVDANLFSRQDEQFSFKETCFKLVMELALQCTSESPQERISMKDVLVRLNKIQINLLHCPTTSQNRM
- the LOC125852653 gene encoding probable LRR receptor-like serine/threonine-protein kinase At3g47570 isoform X1; translation: MMARAAMTGLLLLIYCINISASRTNFTDESALLVFIAQITNDPDETLIRNWTQGTEVCSWIGVSCSTRHHRVVSLNLKSLRLRGSIPKEIGNLSFLSFLDFGNNTFKGVIPNELGRLTRLKYLSLQMNNLTGEIPQSLGFLSRLEVLDLSENDLYGYVPSSIFNISSLKIIDLNLNDLSGNLPNDMCSNLPMLQYLFMGNNGLVGELPSRLDKCTQLVALSLSYNRFTGNLPREMRNMSKLQDMFLGWNKLTGNIPSEIQNLRAIQHLSLRNNELVGTLPPTMGNLSTLVMIDIGANNLHGSIPTEFAKLVNLKEIYLGLNNISGQIPSSLYNISGLETIALAANELSGTLPSNFAHNFPNLNGLYLGLNQFSGTIPSSISNVSKLTFLDLGHNFLSGDVPRNLGNLQQLEVINLQWNQLTNDPSTRELSFLTSLSSCKHLKRIQLGYNAFRGTFPKSLAFSNWSDSLDVFITSGNDITGEIPVEISKLSNLVWLGIGKNHLSGSIPHELGNMRKLQKLTFWKNKINGTIPESLCNMEVLFRLDLSENQLSDAIPSCLGNLSSLRELFLDSNALSSNIPPTFWSNIGISTLSLSSNFLNGSLPLGIGSLRSLSNLNLSRNQFSGEIPSTIGQLQNLVNLSLSMNNFEGLIPQSVGYLVALAYLDLSGNNLSGMIPESLVNLKQLSYLNVSFNALTGKIPNGGPFANLTAASFMGNAELCGPSQFNVAECRIGGMKRKNKRRALTFALASVAVALVVTTIFMVWFLKYRKRSRQLPIPDLIGQSHQRISYYEVVRGTNNFDEANLIGRGGLGLVYKGTLQDGIIVAVKVFNTEVQDAFRRFDLECEVLRNIRHRNLVKVISSCANLDFKALVLEYMPNGNLDAWLYSHNNFLDLSQRLRVMIDVASAMEYLHEGHSFVVVHCDLKPSNILLDGDMVARVSDFGISKLMTADKLIAQTKTLGTIGYMAPEYGSEGLVSTMGDVYSYGIMLMETFTRKKPMDDLFVGELSLKRWVFESLPDRVMDVVDANLFSRQDEQFSFKETCFKLVMELALQCTSESPQERISMKDVLVRLNKIQINLLHCPTTSQNRM